A stretch of the Capsicum annuum cultivar UCD-10X-F1 chromosome 8, UCD10Xv1.1, whole genome shotgun sequence genome encodes the following:
- the LOC107839514 gene encoding kinesin-like protein KIN-1 isoform X8 — protein MSSMKVCVLFRPLNSKELSEFGDAVSVQGINSDSFIIKDEKEQEFEFTFDRVFYQGSEQADIYEFLALPIVQGAVDAINGTIITYGQTGAGKTYSMEGPSIVDCENKKKGLLQRVVDGLFDAIVNSEKPSKYTIKLSMVEIYMEKVRFESLSLVPEEISRFISIAITQHRFIHKHAFKLSISLRDLFDLSKDNIQIKESKVHGIILNGATEVAISNSTEALQSLSVRENETMHFHMRHFTHFGSDMLFMLQSGIANRAVGETQMNMSSSRSHCLYIFTVQQDFAKDKRTKFGKLILADLAGSEKVEKTGAEGKILEEAKTINQSLTALGKVINAMTSCTPGKPTHIPYRDSKLTRILQDALGGCSQTALLCCCSPSPFNSSESLSTLRFGARYVNSVLCELLAIDPRREQRGT, from the exons ATGTCCAGTATGAAAGTTTGCGTGCTATTCAGACCTCTGAATTCCAAGGAACTCTCCGAGTTTGGCGATGCTGTCTCTGTTCAAGGAATTAACTCCGACTCATTTATAATCAAG GATGAAAAGGAACAAGAGTTTGAGTTTACCTTCGACAGAGTTTTCTATCAAGGATCTGAACAAGCTGATATATATGAATTTCTAGCTCTGCCTATAGTCCAAG GTGCCGTAGATGCAATAAATGGCACGATTATCACTTATGGACAG ACCGGAGCAGGAAAGACATATAGCATGGAG GGACCAAGCATTGTAGATTGTGAAAACAAGAAGAAAGGACTGTTGCAGAGAGTGGTGGATGGACTTTTTGATGCCATAGTGAATTCAGAGAAACCAAGCAAATACACAATCAAATTATCAATG GTAGAGATCTACATGGAGAAAGTAAGGTTTGAGTCACTTTCACTTGTACCCGAGGAGATTTCTCGATTCATATCTATTGCTATCACTCAACATCGCTTTATTCATAAACATGCTTTTAAGTTATCAATTTCTCTCAGGGATCTCTTCGATTTATCAAAGGACAATATACAGATAAAGGAGAGTAAAGTACATGGAATTATTCTAAATGGAGCAACAGAA GTAGCTATATCCAACTCTACAGAAGCATTGCAAAGTTTATCTGTAAGGGAAAATGAGACAATGCATTTCCATATGAGGCATTTTACACATTTTGGCTCTGATATGCTGTTCATGTTACAGAGTGGGATAGCTAATAGAGCAGTCGGAGAAACAC AAATGAATATGTCGAGCAGCAGAAGCCATTGCCTCTACATATTTACTGTCCAACAGGATTTCGCGAAGGATAAAAG GACCAAATTTGGAAAGCTGATACTCGCAGACTTGGCGGGGTCAGAGAAAGTTGAGAAGACTGGAGCTGAAGgtaaaattcttgaagaagcaAAGACCATCAATCAGTCCCTCACAGCACTTGGGAAAGTGATAAATGCTATGACTAGCTGCACTCCAGGAAAACCAACTCATATTCCTTATCGTGATTCTAAGCTCACTCGGATCCTACAAGATGCTCTT GGTGGATGCTCTCAGACTGCATTACTTTGCTGTTGCTCTCCAAGCCCTTTCAATTCTTCAGAGAGCCTCTCTACCCTGCGATTTGGTGCTAGGTATGTAAACTCAGTTTTATGTGAACTTCTTGCCATAGATCCAAGAAGGGAACAACGAGGAACATAA